One part of the Coriobacteriia bacterium genome encodes these proteins:
- a CDS encoding oligosaccharide flippase family protein, producing the protein MRGLKLNRSLSGRAVLYTLGQLSINFLSVISAPIFVRLMTTSEYGMAAVYFTWVTIFANIVGLRADASIQNAWAEFGDRRLPSYVSSVSFLALCFFSLVFVVCLLTRDFLSGILSMRPLVVLLCVMTSFFIACSNIRMSYLNVCKNASGNTVISLILAVSQVACSIALLVLVLDDGYMARIVGYSAPSIVLGCGFLLFFWAKGKSFFNREYWRFCLTLSLPLIFNGIAYMLINQCDRLMINAMIGPDAAGIYSFAHSCALPASVVCGAMNSAWTPEYFELMKKGDTDSLELRAGRYLTNITLVTMAIMLLSPEILVVLGTEDYYSGITVLPLVVMAYYFQYLYTWPVNCEFFYKKTRLMTVATLAATGVNIVLNYWMIPKWGIVGSAGASLAAFALLFVFHDLIARFRTPGYDFSWRWYFRGLLPVCGALGVSYFLLEISVARWIIAAIICAFLVKKVIKAKSFF; encoded by the coding sequence ATGAGGGGGCTGAAGCTAAATAGAAGCTTGAGCGGGCGCGCCGTTTTGTATACGCTTGGTCAACTTTCTATCAACTTTCTGAGCGTGATATCTGCGCCGATTTTTGTGCGGCTCATGACGACGTCTGAATACGGAATGGCCGCGGTTTACTTTACGTGGGTCACTATCTTTGCGAATATCGTGGGTCTGCGTGCGGATGCCTCAATCCAGAACGCCTGGGCGGAATTTGGAGATCGCAGGCTGCCGTCTTATGTGTCCTCGGTGTCCTTTCTCGCGCTCTGCTTCTTTTCCTTGGTCTTTGTCGTATGCCTCCTTACGAGGGATTTTCTTTCTGGCATTCTGTCGATGCGGCCGCTGGTTGTTCTGCTATGCGTTATGACATCGTTTTTTATCGCATGTTCGAATATCCGCATGTCATATCTCAATGTATGCAAGAACGCATCGGGCAATACGGTTATCTCGCTCATCCTTGCGGTCTCTCAAGTTGCCTGTTCGATAGCGCTGCTCGTGCTCGTGCTCGATGACGGATATATGGCGCGAATCGTAGGCTACTCTGCTCCCTCAATCGTTTTGGGCTGCGGTTTCCTTTTGTTTTTTTGGGCTAAAGGAAAGAGCTTTTTCAATAGGGAGTATTGGCGTTTTTGCCTGACGCTATCGCTTCCGCTTATTTTTAACGGAATCGCCTACATGCTCATAAATCAATGCGACCGCTTGATGATAAATGCGATGATCGGGCCCGACGCCGCGGGAATCTATTCGTTTGCGCACAGCTGCGCTCTTCCCGCAAGTGTCGTGTGCGGCGCCATGAACTCGGCATGGACCCCCGAGTACTTCGAGCTCATGAAGAAGGGCGATACGGATTCGCTGGAGTTGCGGGCAGGCCGCTACTTGACCAATATCACGCTGGTCACGATGGCCATTATGCTGCTGTCTCCGGAGATTCTGGTCGTGCTTGGGACGGAAGACTATTATTCGGGTATTACGGTGCTTCCACTTGTGGTGATGGCCTATTACTTTCAGTATCTGTATACGTGGCCTGTTAACTGCGAATTCTTTTACAAGAAGACAAGGCTGATGACTGTGGCAACGCTCGCTGCCACGGGGGTAAACATCGTGCTCAATTATTGGATGATACCAAAGTGGGGGATAGTCGGCTCGGCGGGTGCTTCCCTTGCGGCGTTTGCGTTGCTTTTCGTTTTTCACGATCTGATCGCCCGCTTCAGAACGCCTGGCTACGACTTCTCGTGGCGATGGTATTTTCGAGGCTTGTTGCCCGTATGCGGCGCCCTGGGGGTTTCGTATTTTTTACTCGAGATATCTGTCGCCCGCTGGATAATTGCAGCCATTATTTGCGCCTTCTTAGTCAAAAAGGTAATTAAAGCAAAATCTTTTTTTTAA
- a CDS encoding acyltransferase, with the protein MIRKVVRRIEKAFYTALNRICCARYKRLYPAFLRRGGILVEEDFQKGGLDPWISPSAYFDPGYPQLISIERGTTISFEACFLAHDYSVDKELFAQGTEHGLVLGRVDVGRNCFIGARAMLLPGTALGDGCIVGAGAVVKGSYPEGSILAGNPARVVGDSKKLLEKHLNKQDISYWRGDRYEEFAPVWPKSLQPELVDRLDCKES; encoded by the coding sequence ATGATAAGAAAAGTCGTACGGCGTATCGAAAAGGCTTTCTACACTGCGCTAAACCGTATATGCTGTGCTCGGTATAAGCGCCTCTACCCTGCCTTTTTGCGCAGGGGGGGGATCCTCGTCGAGGAGGATTTCCAAAAGGGCGGGTTAGATCCGTGGATAAGCCCATCTGCATATTTCGATCCGGGTTATCCCCAACTTATTTCAATCGAGCGCGGTACGACCATCTCGTTCGAGGCGTGCTTTTTGGCGCACGACTACAGCGTGGACAAGGAGCTATTTGCACAGGGGACAGAGCATGGGCTGGTCCTGGGCCGCGTGGATGTCGGCCGCAATTGCTTTATCGGCGCAAGGGCGATGCTCTTGCCGGGAACTGCGCTAGGGGATGGGTGCATCGTGGGCGCGGGGGCGGTGGTGAAGGGGTCTTACCCAGAAGGCTCGATCTTGGCTGGCAACCCGGCCCGCGTGGTGGGAGATTCCAAAAAGCTCCTAGAGAAACATCTGAACAAGCAAGATATCTCGTACTGGCGGGGCGATCGCTATGAAGAGTTCGCTCCGGTCTGGCCAAAATCCCTGCAGCCCGAGCTTGTTGACCGGCTCGATTGCAAGGAAAGCTAA